A window from Mangifera indica cultivar Alphonso chromosome 2, CATAS_Mindica_2.1, whole genome shotgun sequence encodes these proteins:
- the LOC123203748 gene encoding protein CDI-like, with translation MTMSKGNEHPVTCNGDAKINKPFKIFVGYDPREDLAYQVCRHSILKRSSIPVEITPIVQSDLLKKSLYWRKRDQTESTEFSFSRFLTPYLADYDGWAMFVDCDFLYLTDIKELIDLIDDKYAVMCVHHDYKPKETTKMDGAVQTVYPRKNWSSMVLYHCGHPKNKVLTPEVVNTQTGAFLHRFQWLEDEEIGSVPFVWNFLEGHNRVVENDPTTFPKAIHYTRGGPWFEAWKNCEFADLWLNEMEEYMKESKKTIEN, from the coding sequence ATGACTATGAGTAAGGGTAATGAACACCCTGTGACTTGTAATGGGGAtgcaaaaattaacaaaccCTTCAAGATATTTGTGGGTTATGATCCACGCGAGGATCTTGCTTATCAGGTGTGTCGCCATTCAATCTTGAAGCGCTCGTCCATTCCTGTTGAAATTACACCCATTGTGCAGTCAGATCTTCTAAAAAAAAGCCTATATTGGCGTAAACGAGACCAAACTGAGAGTACTGAGTTCTCCTTCTCTCGGTTCTTGACCCCTTACTTAGCGGATTATGATGGTTGGGCTATGTTTGTTGATTGTGATTTTCTGTACTTAACTGATATCAAGGAATTGATAGACTTGATTGATGATAAGTATGCTGTTATGTGTGTGCATCATGATTATAAACCTAAAGAAACCACAAAAATGGATGGGGCGGTGCAAACTGTGTATCCAAGGAAAAATTGGTCTTCAATGGTGTTGTATCATTGTGGTCACCCCAAAAATAAGGTGTTGACACCAGAAGTTGTGAACACACAAACGGGTGCATTTCTTCATAGGTTTCAGTGGCTTGAGGATGAAGAAATTGGATCTGTCCCATTTGTGTGGAATTTTCTTGAGGGGCATAACAGGGTTGTTGAGAATGATCCGACTACATTTCCAAAAGCGATACATTATACTCGTGGAGGACCGTGGTTTGAGGCTTGGAAGAACTGTGAGTTTGCAGATCTTTGGTTAAACGAGATGGAGGAGTACATGAAGGAAAGTAAGAAGACCATTGAGAATTAG
- the LOC123209479 gene encoding uncharacterized sugar kinase slr0537, producing MSLPFLSSSTSPISSPTFSLYPYSSLYLHHQIPHAATTLKLLTFGGGKNLKLAFMGKRSRGFLWVSSASKCRSDKRGDFGKSEDDEEETDGDTEEEEEEEELKEISGSSSSLPERWDVLGLGQAMVDFSGVVDDEFLERLGLEKGTRKVVNHEERGRVLRAMDGCSYKAAAGGSLSNSLVALARLGGKPIGGPALNVAMAGSVGSDPLGGFYRAKLQRANVNFCSAPIKDGTTGTVIVLTTPDAQRTMLAYQGTSSTINYDPSLASLISKTNILVVEGYLFEFPDTIKTITKACEVARSMGALVAVTASDVTCIERHYDDFWEIVGNYADIVFANSDEARAFCHFSSKESPDSATRYLSHFVPLVSVTDGPRGSYIGVKGEALYIPPSPCVPIDTCGAGDAYASGILYSILRGISDLKGMGTLAARIAATVVGQQGTRLSVLHAGELAETFAYHLEGSSVTSDVGSDHISSL from the exons ATGTCTCTcccttttctctcttcttctactTCTCCTATTTCCTCTCCTACTTTTTCTCTTTATCCTTACTCTTCTttatatcttcatcatcaaattcCTCATGCGGCTACAACTCTTAAATTATTGACTTTTGGAGGTGGAAAGAATTTAAAGCTTGCTTTTATGGGGAAAAGGTCACGAGGGTTTTTGTGGGTTTCGTCTGCTTCTAAGTGTAGAAGTGACAAAAGGGGAGATTTTGGCAAGtctgaagatgatgaagaggagACTGATGGTGatactgaagaagaagaagaagaggaagagttgAAGGAGATAAGTGGgtcatcttcttctttgccTGAGAGATGGGATGTTTTGGGCCTTGGTCAAGCCATG GTAGACTTTTCTGGTGTGGTTGATGATGAATTTTTGGAGAGATTGGGATTAGAGAAGGGAACAAGGAAGGTTGTAAATCATGAAGAGAGAGGTAGGGTTTTGCGCGCAATGGATGGCTGCAGCTATAAGGCTGCTGCTGGTGGATCTCTATCTAACAGCCTGGTTGCCTTGGCAAGGCTTGGTGGTAAGCCCATTGGAGGCCCTGCTCTGAATGTAGCTATGGCAGGCAGTGTGGGTAGTGATCCATTGGGTGGCTTCTACAG GGCAAAACTGCAACGGGCAAATGTGAATTTTTGCTCTGCACCCATCAAGGATGGAACAACAGGAACAGTGATAGTTCTCACCACTCCAGATGCCCAACGCACAATGCTTGCATATCAG GGTACATCATCAACTATCAACTATGATCCTTCCTTGGCTAGTCTAATTTCCAAGACAAATATACTTGTTGTTGAAGGCTATTTGTTTGAATTTCCTGATACGatcaaaacaattacaaaagcTTGTGAAGTGGCTCGCAGCATGGGTGCTCTTGTTGCAGTAACAGCATCAGATGTGACCTGCATTGAGAGACATTATGATGATTTCTG GGAAATAGTTGGAAACTATGCGGATATCGTTTTTGCCAACAGTGATGAGGCAAGAGCTTTCTGTCATTTCTCCTCGAAAGAAAGCCCTGACTCAGCCACCAGGTACCTCAGCCACTTTGTTCCCTTAGTCTCAGTTACTGATGGGCCAAGAGGCTCTTACATTGGTGTGAAGGGAGAAGCTCTATATATACCTCCTTCGCCATGTGTTCCCATTGACACTTGCGGTGCTGGTGATGCATATGCATCTGGTATTTTATACAGTATATTACGGGGCATTTCGGACTTAAAAGGAATGGGTACTTTAGCAGCTAGAATTGCTGCCACAGTTGTAGGGCAACAGGGGACCCGACTCAGCGTGCTTCATGCGGGTGAGCTAGCAGAGACATTTGCATACCATCTTGAGGGTTCAAGTGTAACATCGGATGTTGGTTCTGATCATATTTCCAGCTTGTAA